A part of Larkinella insperata genomic DNA contains:
- a CDS encoding DUF5723 family protein yields MSLRLLSFNLLCCCFFISSVTAQNFLGVSPSPYGGTQSLYLNPAFAADSKYGFYLNIGAGNAHLNNDYFRYQAPYSLMSLVLKRVPGPYRLSDGAVLFRPEYLGESGNGKPKSATAWTDLRGPSLLVRLGQGAAIGLTTRLRATAQVNNASEALLSVVRAGLEDQRFYNLPNRDNRFTANTNTYAELGLTLAGAIVQNDDQQLSIGITVKRLQGITAGYFKNSGLSYRVLSDSVQSGQYYLQVDELNAELGYTTYLQDRGRSVTLRQLFDGNNPGRGWGADIGISYQLKSADDPNNYALRLGIALLDIGAIRYRDDRYVHQYSIDAANRRFEATDFGQVSGSEGIANVVTNRLGLTDANNSGRFTSGLPTALSINADLAIGRGLYLTGTLLQDVRPKDAIAIRQPSLISVTPRLETSALGVAVPLTIINNSFVAGASIRLGPVFLGTDNLFGMIGSNSNKLRPRGADIYAGLAIASLQRKP; encoded by the coding sequence ATGAGCCTGCGGCTGTTGTCTTTTAATCTTCTTTGTTGCTGCTTTTTTATTTCCTCCGTTACCGCTCAGAACTTTCTGGGCGTATCCCCCAGTCCGTACGGGGGAACGCAGAGCCTGTACCTTAATCCGGCTTTTGCTGCGGATTCGAAGTACGGCTTTTACCTGAACATTGGAGCCGGAAACGCCCACCTCAACAACGATTACTTTCGCTACCAGGCTCCGTATTCGCTTATGTCGCTCGTGCTGAAACGGGTGCCCGGTCCATATAGACTGTCCGATGGGGCGGTATTATTTCGTCCGGAATACCTGGGAGAAAGCGGAAATGGCAAACCTAAATCGGCAACGGCCTGGACGGATCTGCGCGGCCCGTCGCTGCTGGTGCGGCTGGGCCAGGGAGCCGCTATCGGTCTGACGACGCGGTTGCGGGCCACTGCCCAGGTTAACAATGCTTCTGAAGCCTTGCTGTCGGTTGTCCGGGCGGGACTCGAAGATCAACGGTTTTATAATCTTCCCAACCGGGACAATCGGTTTACGGCCAATACCAACACCTACGCCGAACTGGGCCTGACGCTGGCCGGGGCTATCGTTCAGAATGATGATCAGCAGCTTTCCATTGGTATCACGGTAAAACGGCTGCAAGGAATTACGGCGGGTTATTTCAAAAACAGCGGCCTTTCATACCGTGTGTTGAGTGATTCGGTACAATCGGGCCAGTATTACCTGCAGGTTGATGAACTCAACGCCGAACTGGGCTACACAACCTACCTGCAAGACCGTGGCCGCTCGGTAACGCTCCGGCAGCTTTTTGATGGTAACAACCCGGGCCGGGGCTGGGGAGCCGACATCGGGATTTCCTACCAGCTCAAGTCCGCCGACGATCCGAATAACTACGCCCTCCGGTTGGGCATCGCCCTACTGGATATCGGAGCCATCCGGTACCGCGATGACCGGTATGTCCACCAGTATTCCATTGATGCCGCCAACAGGCGCTTTGAAGCAACGGACTTTGGTCAGGTGTCTGGCAGTGAGGGTATTGCCAATGTGGTTACAAACAGACTGGGACTCACCGATGCCAACAACAGCGGGCGGTTTACGTCAGGGTTGCCAACGGCTTTATCGATCAATGCGGACCTGGCCATCGGAAGAGGGCTTTATCTGACCGGTACCCTGCTGCAGGATGTCCGGCCCAAGGATGCCATTGCCATTCGCCAGCCTTCGCTGATTTCGGTAACGCCCCGGCTGGAAACCTCAGCGCTGGGTGTGGCTGTTCCGCTAACCATCATCAACAATTCGTTTGTGGCGGGTGCTTCCATCCGCCTTGGACCCGTTTTTCTGGGAACCGACAATTTGTTTGGTATGATTGGCAGTAATTCCAATAAATTGCGCCCGCGCGGTGCCGACATCTACGCCGGTCTGGCGATAGCAAGTCTGCAACGAAAACCGTAG
- a CDS encoding OmpA family protein, whose translation MRVLKIFAVSLVLIIQAVICNGQGNPVDEYTVQIETRERNGRPIPATLTITSEATRKVQRGTLRSGSYTVALPAGGVYRLDATQAGYRPAQKILRLDRIIDPNQARQTVVLIMEREISSESPVNVTVIDFETKQLVRQVLNVQIQEFDGKRVIMTGPPREGRFTFLAEFGQKIRFTVETPGYQPYTYVVDVKDQHDITIPLQRARNPVVAQESPASEPIPQPAAPPAATQSAPITAPPVATAPAQTAPPVAATPIPTNPPPNTTSSRPAAPEATPPATVNTDLSTLAPGKAVTLNRVYFDQSSYMLRPESYTQLNQLVALLKSRPDVRIEISGHTDNVGDPRLNLALSENRARVIMSYLVANGIAENRLRSKGYGQTQPIAANDTEENKRKNRRVEVRLLE comes from the coding sequence ATGAGAGTTTTGAAAATTTTTGCAGTATCGCTGGTTCTGATCATTCAGGCGGTAATTTGCAACGGGCAGGGAAATCCCGTCGATGAATACACCGTCCAGATTGAAACAAGGGAGCGCAACGGTCGGCCCATTCCGGCTACGCTGACGATCACCAGTGAGGCTACCCGGAAGGTGCAGCGTGGGACGTTGCGATCGGGTTCGTATACGGTCGCGCTTCCGGCGGGAGGAGTGTACCGGCTTGATGCAACACAGGCCGGATACCGTCCCGCCCAGAAAATCCTCCGACTCGACCGGATTATCGACCCTAACCAGGCCCGGCAAACCGTTGTCCTGATTATGGAGCGGGAAATTTCGAGCGAGTCGCCGGTTAATGTAACCGTGATCGATTTCGAGACTAAACAACTCGTCCGGCAGGTTCTTAACGTGCAGATTCAGGAATTTGATGGCAAACGAGTCATCATGACCGGACCACCGCGCGAAGGTCGCTTTACATTTCTGGCCGAATTTGGGCAGAAAATCCGATTTACGGTCGAAACGCCGGGCTACCAGCCGTATACGTATGTCGTTGATGTGAAAGACCAGCACGACATTACAATTCCGCTGCAACGGGCTCGTAATCCAGTAGTCGCGCAGGAGTCCCCAGCGTCAGAACCGATACCGCAACCGGCCGCTCCCCCCGCAGCAACTCAGTCGGCGCCAATAACTGCCCCCCCCGTGGCAACCGCCCCCGCTCAGACCGCACCACCCGTTGCCGCAACTCCCATCCCAACAAACCCTCCACCCAATACGACATCGTCTAGGCCGGCGGCCCCGGAAGCAACGCCACCGGCTACTGTTAATACCGATTTATCAACGCTGGCTCCCGGTAAAGCCGTGACCCTCAACAGGGTGTATTTCGACCAGAGCAGTTATATGCTTCGGCCGGAGTCGTACACCCAGCTCAACCAGTTGGTTGCTTTGCTGAAGAGCCGTCCGGATGTGCGGATTGAGATTTCCGGCCATACCGATAATGTGGGTGATCCGCGGCTGAACCTGGCGCTTTCCGAAAACCGGGCCCGGGTGATTATGTCGTACCTGGTTGCCAACGGGATTGCCGAAAACCGCCTGCGCTCTAAAGGATACGGACAGACTCAGCCTATTGCCGCTAATGACACGGAGGAAAATAAACGCAAAAACCGCCGGGTAGAGGTCCGGCTTTTGGAATAA
- a CDS encoding response regulator, producing MEIPYTNSDKKPIVLLVDDDEEDRMLMRMALESMQMASPIQEFDSGERLLDFMQQETNQSVTSLNLWIVILDKYMPGLSGFDTLRKIKENALWERIPVVLFVNTQNQDEMELCIDLGATVCISKPLYFDEIKDLMREVYQHWLNSASASSNH from the coding sequence ATGGAAATACCGTATACAAATTCTGATAAAAAACCGATTGTCCTGTTGGTGGATGATGACGAGGAGGATCGAATGTTGATGCGAATGGCGCTGGAGTCGATGCAAATGGCCTCCCCTATTCAGGAATTCGATAGTGGAGAGCGTCTGCTGGACTTCATGCAGCAGGAAACCAATCAATCGGTAACATCGCTGAATTTGTGGATTGTCATTCTGGATAAATACATGCCGGGTTTGAGTGGCTTTGATACGCTTCGCAAAATCAAGGAAAACGCTCTCTGGGAACGCATTCCGGTTGTTTTGTTTGTCAATACGCAGAATCAGGACGAAATGGAATTATGCATCGACCTGGGTGCAACAGTCTGTATCAGTAAACCCCTGTACTTCGATGAAATTAAAGATCTGATGCGGGAGGTTTACCAGCATTGGCTCAATTCCGCATCGGCTTCTTCAAACCATTGA
- a CDS encoding gliding motility-associated C-terminal domain-containing protein, which yields MTQRNTYLFILFLLGLSTWVSASHIVGGNIRLARQGTADQFTLSLHLFIDDLNSRAGEIKPTVKLAIYRRKDNLKMGEFELPLLNQQPLSASNQACAQLRPLKLREVVYSKEIELSADRFDDPGGYYAVHGVCCRSGAIDNITQADESGMVFHLEFPAPKLTPNSSPTFSVPTGEYACKGQPFSFSFKATDADGDQLKYSLVTPYKGFTDQGTAYDNQPSSAYPTVGWRPGFSAENAVPGAPGLSINPETGQLSVTASQVGLFAFAVLCEEFRNGQRIGSVRRDFQLAVVDCPTNTPPAPVIELTQAPVNAHIEKDAGGVVTSVSVCQGQELTLQTESSTEWSFQWQRDGQNLEGDTTATLVVKASGDYTVIKKFRNTCGKPSPAQTSVRINMTEAERLKLTASGPTTFCDGRSVLLKAPEGSYTYAWFKNGQPIPGARESDYQPHETGEFKVQIFSAVTGCTVTDSVSVQVHPKPVASITPPPATTVCSGDTIRLNAVARPSYRYQWEMTGTVLNQEETASLAATQSGYYVLTVTDTNQCRAVSDGILLTFNTAPTVSMTPLPAICENATERLSLHAEPGGGTFTGIGRAAGAVTASEFDPSKTGPGQYVITYTLSQTGSACPGRAQQTVQVLPAPFIRVSDVTVRRGSEVQLNPTNVDTLRYVWTPSVGLSSPVTARPYASPDTTTTYRVKVTTPQGCEFTAQLTVTVMTALFIPDAFTPNNDGLNDDWVIRGIADYPDCTVEVYNRWGNPVFVSKGYAQPWDGRSNGQDVPPAVYQYVIKPGGSHPHRSGSVLITR from the coding sequence ATGACTCAACGGAATACTTATCTCTTCATCTTGTTTTTGCTTGGCCTAAGCACTTGGGTATCAGCATCTCACATTGTCGGCGGCAACATCCGGCTCGCCCGCCAGGGAACGGCCGACCAGTTCACTTTGTCGCTCCATTTGTTTATTGACGACCTGAATAGCCGGGCGGGTGAAATAAAGCCAACCGTCAAACTGGCCATTTACCGCCGAAAAGATAACCTGAAAATGGGTGAGTTTGAGCTACCACTGCTCAATCAGCAACCCCTGAGCGCTTCCAACCAGGCGTGTGCCCAACTGCGTCCCCTGAAACTGCGGGAAGTGGTTTACAGCAAGGAAATTGAACTTTCCGCAGATCGCTTCGATGATCCGGGCGGTTATTACGCGGTCCACGGAGTCTGTTGCCGCAGCGGTGCGATCGATAACATTACGCAGGCCGATGAATCCGGCATGGTCTTTCACCTGGAGTTCCCCGCCCCCAAACTAACGCCCAATTCATCGCCCACTTTTTCGGTTCCAACCGGCGAATATGCCTGCAAAGGACAACCGTTCAGCTTTAGTTTTAAGGCCACCGATGCCGACGGCGATCAGCTTAAATACTCGCTGGTAACGCCCTACAAAGGATTCACCGACCAGGGAACGGCGTATGACAACCAACCCAGTTCGGCTTATCCGACGGTTGGCTGGCGACCGGGATTCAGCGCGGAAAATGCCGTGCCGGGCGCGCCCGGTCTCAGCATCAACCCGGAAACGGGGCAACTGAGCGTGACGGCCAGTCAGGTCGGCTTGTTTGCCTTTGCAGTTTTGTGCGAAGAGTTTCGGAACGGGCAGCGAATCGGCTCGGTCCGGCGCGATTTCCAGTTGGCCGTTGTCGATTGCCCCACCAACACCCCGCCCGCCCCCGTTATTGAACTGACGCAGGCGCCCGTCAACGCGCACATTGAAAAGGACGCCGGGGGAGTCGTCACCAGCGTATCCGTTTGTCAGGGGCAGGAGCTTACCCTCCAGACCGAATCCTCGACGGAATGGTCGTTTCAGTGGCAGCGAGACGGTCAGAATCTGGAAGGAGACACCACCGCCACCCTGGTTGTCAAAGCGTCCGGCGACTATACCGTCATTAAAAAATTCCGAAATACCTGCGGTAAACCGAGCCCCGCCCAGACCAGCGTGCGGATCAACATGACCGAAGCCGAGAGATTGAAGTTAACAGCCAGCGGCCCCACCACCTTTTGCGACGGCCGGTCGGTCCTTCTGAAAGCACCCGAGGGGAGCTACACGTATGCCTGGTTCAAAAATGGCCAGCCGATCCCGGGTGCCCGGGAGTCGGATTACCAACCGCACGAAACCGGCGAATTTAAAGTCCAGATTTTCAGCGCAGTAACGGGCTGTACGGTAACTGACAGCGTGTCGGTGCAGGTGCATCCTAAACCCGTCGCATCGATCACTCCGCCCCCCGCCACAACGGTCTGCTCCGGGGATACCATTCGTTTGAATGCCGTCGCCAGGCCGTCGTATCGGTACCAGTGGGAAATGACAGGAACCGTTCTGAATCAGGAAGAAACCGCATCGCTGGCGGCTACTCAGTCCGGCTATTACGTACTGACCGTCACCGACACCAACCAATGCCGGGCCGTCTCGGACGGTATTTTACTTACTTTCAACACTGCTCCGACGGTTTCAATGACCCCTTTGCCCGCCATTTGCGAGAACGCCACCGAGCGTTTATCGCTGCACGCCGAGCCCGGTGGCGGAACCTTCACCGGTATTGGGCGGGCAGCCGGGGCCGTGACGGCGTCCGAATTTGACCCTTCCAAAACCGGCCCGGGGCAATACGTCATTACCTATACGCTGTCGCAGACCGGTAGCGCCTGTCCGGGCCGTGCGCAGCAAACGGTGCAGGTGCTGCCCGCTCCGTTCATCCGGGTTTCCGATGTAACAGTTCGGCGCGGTAGTGAGGTCCAACTTAATCCAACCAACGTTGATACACTCCGTTACGTCTGGACGCCTTCCGTGGGTCTGAGCAGTCCGGTAACCGCCCGCCCCTACGCCAGTCCCGACACTACAACCACCTACCGCGTGAAAGTTACCACCCCGCAAGGCTGTGAGTTTACCGCCCAGCTAACGGTAACGGTCATGACCGCTCTTTTCATTCCGGATGCCTTTACACCCAACAACGACGGGCTAAATGATGACTGGGTCATCCGGGGCATTGCCGATTATCCGGACTGTACCGTTGAAGTGTACAACCGGTGGGGAAATCCGGTTTTTGTTTCAAAAGGCTACGCGCAGCCCTGGGACGGGCGGAGCAATGGGCAGGACGTTCCCCCGGCCGTTTATCAGTATGTCATCAAACCCGGCGGTTCGCACCCGCACCGGAGCGGTAGCGTGCTGATTACCCGCTAA
- the recG gene encoding ATP-dependent DNA helicase RecG, whose product MTERITFFDTKIEFLKGVGPQRAALFNTELNIFTYRDLLQYYPFRHEDRTRFYTIADLNDALPAVQVIGRVRDWVIAGEGPKKRLVATFTDHTGSMDLVWFQGISHFEKFLRAGGEYIAYGKAIAFGSSYSITHPELDPLTPDSEQNMTFQPVYNLTEKLRRMRVDSKLIARTMRQLLEVAYPYIHETLPDSLLEQYRLISKADAIENIHLPKSQAWLKQAERRLKFEELFYNQLRLIKNKLVHRTEYPGQVFRHTKLVTRFYKEFMPFDLTGAQKRVLREIHTDVVSGKQMNRLLQGDVGSGKTIVAFISMLMAIDNGAQACIMAPTEILADQHYYGLKVFADQLGLNIGRLTGSTRTKGRRIIHEQLQNGMMHIIVGTHALLEDAVQFKNLGLCIIDEQHRFGVAQRARLWNKNQEVSPHMMVMTATPIPRTLAMTLYGNLDLSVIDELPAGRKPIKTVHRYDTHRLEVFGFMRQQIELGRQVYVVYPLIEESEKLDFKDLMDGFESIARAFPNHPIGVLHGRMSGYDKDFEMERFVKGETKIMVATTVIEVGVNVPNASVMVIESAERFGLAQLHQLRGRVGRGAEQSYCVLMTGYKLSKETRTRIETLVKTNNGFEIADVDLQLRGPGDLSGTQQSGIADLVLADLAKDGAILTAARESAQQILEEDPGLVLPQHAPVRNQVEVQREGETNWSRIS is encoded by the coding sequence ATGACGGAGCGTATCACGTTTTTCGACACAAAGATTGAATTTTTAAAGGGCGTAGGGCCTCAGCGGGCTGCACTGTTTAATACCGAGCTCAATATTTTTACGTACCGGGACCTGCTTCAGTATTATCCATTCCGGCACGAAGACCGTACGCGCTTTTACACCATTGCCGACCTGAACGATGCCCTTCCGGCGGTTCAGGTCATTGGCCGCGTCCGGGATTGGGTAATTGCCGGTGAAGGGCCCAAGAAGCGCCTGGTGGCTACCTTCACCGACCATACCGGTTCGATGGATCTGGTGTGGTTTCAGGGAATCTCGCATTTTGAGAAGTTTCTGCGGGCCGGGGGTGAGTACATCGCCTACGGGAAAGCCATCGCCTTTGGCAGCAGTTACAGCATCACTCACCCGGAACTGGACCCGCTTACGCCCGATAGCGAGCAGAACATGACCTTCCAGCCCGTTTATAACCTGACCGAAAAACTGCGTCGGATGCGGGTGGATAGCAAACTGATTGCCCGAACCATGCGTCAGTTGCTCGAGGTGGCTTACCCGTACATTCACGAAACGCTGCCCGATTCGCTGCTGGAGCAATACCGCCTGATTTCGAAGGCCGACGCGATTGAAAATATCCATTTGCCTAAAAGTCAGGCCTGGTTGAAACAGGCCGAACGGCGGTTGAAATTTGAGGAGCTGTTTTACAATCAGTTACGGCTGATCAAGAACAAGCTCGTTCACCGAACCGAATACCCGGGGCAGGTTTTCCGGCACACGAAATTAGTCACCCGGTTTTATAAGGAATTCATGCCGTTCGACCTGACCGGGGCTCAGAAGCGGGTGCTGCGCGAAATTCACACCGATGTGGTCAGCGGCAAGCAGATGAACCGGTTGTTGCAGGGGGATGTCGGGAGCGGAAAAACCATCGTTGCCTTTATCAGTATGCTGATGGCGATCGACAACGGTGCACAGGCCTGCATCATGGCCCCCACCGAAATCCTGGCGGATCAGCATTACTACGGTCTGAAGGTTTTCGCCGACCAACTGGGCCTGAACATCGGACGGCTGACGGGCTCGACCCGCACGAAGGGCCGCCGGATTATTCACGAGCAGTTGCAGAACGGCATGATGCACATCATTGTCGGCACGCACGCGCTGCTCGAAGATGCGGTGCAATTTAAAAACCTCGGCCTTTGCATCATCGACGAGCAGCACCGTTTCGGGGTGGCCCAGCGTGCCCGGCTCTGGAACAAAAACCAGGAAGTTTCTCCGCACATGATGGTCATGACGGCCACGCCCATTCCGCGGACGCTGGCCATGACGCTTTACGGCAACCTGGATCTGTCGGTTATTGACGAATTACCGGCGGGGCGCAAACCCATTAAAACCGTTCACCGGTATGATACGCACCGGCTGGAAGTGTTCGGGTTTATGCGGCAGCAGATTGAACTGGGGCGTCAGGTCTACGTGGTGTATCCGTTGATTGAGGAATCGGAAAAGCTGGATTTCAAGGACCTGATGGACGGTTTTGAAAGCATCGCCCGCGCGTTTCCGAATCATCCCATTGGCGTGCTGCACGGCCGGATGAGCGGTTACGACAAGGATTTTGAGATGGAGCGGTTTGTAAAAGGGGAAACCAAAATCATGGTGGCCACAACGGTGATCGAGGTGGGCGTCAACGTTCCGAATGCCAGTGTGATGGTGATTGAAAGTGCGGAACGGTTTGGGTTGGCGCAGTTGCACCAGTTGCGGGGCCGCGTGGGGCGGGGGGCCGAGCAATCGTACTGTGTGCTGATGACCGGTTACAAACTCAGCAAGGAAACCCGTACGCGCATCGAAACGCTGGTAAAAACCAACAACGGTTTTGAAATTGCGGACGTGGACTTGCAACTGCGCGGCCCCGGCGATCTTTCCGGAACGCAGCAGAGCGGTATTGCCGATCTGGTCCTGGCCGACCTGGCCAAAGACGGAGCCATTCTGACGGCCGCCCGCGAATCAGCGCAGCAAATTCTGGAAGAAGACCCCGGCCTGGTGTTGCCCCAGCACGCGCCCGTTCGGAATCAGGTTGAGGTTCAGCGGGAGGGTGAAACGAACTGGAGCCGGATTAGCTAA
- a CDS encoding sugar phosphate isomerase/epimerase family protein, which produces MKSWSRREFLQSSTILAGGLLAPSLPAFRAAPKPLRLGGPIFLKSEDPEELAREHRRLQYSSAYIPAVNLTDTVKINAIRNAFAAQNVIIAEVGAWVNMLEQNPEKRNKNLTYVSERLALADAVGALTCVNIGGSFNPKQWDGPDARNLSKEYFDATVENCRKVIDTVKPKKAKFALEMMGWSLPDGSDSYLKFIKAIDRPAFAAHIDIANIINTPGRYYQNTELINETFRKLGRWIVSVHAKDVHGKDVHFAETMPGRGALDYVTYIRQVTALPQETPFLLEHLRTPEEYDEARKFVISKAAEAGVPLA; this is translated from the coding sequence ATGAAATCCTGGTCCCGTCGTGAATTTCTGCAATCCTCCACCATTTTGGCGGGTGGCCTGCTGGCGCCGTCGCTTCCGGCTTTCCGGGCGGCCCCAAAACCGTTACGGCTGGGCGGTCCCATCTTCCTGAAAAGTGAGGATCCGGAGGAATTGGCGCGGGAACACCGTCGGTTGCAATACAGCTCGGCATACATCCCGGCGGTGAATCTGACGGATACCGTGAAGATTAACGCCATTCGAAACGCTTTTGCGGCTCAGAACGTGATTATTGCGGAAGTTGGTGCCTGGGTAAATATGCTGGAGCAGAATCCTGAAAAGCGGAATAAGAACCTGACGTACGTATCGGAACGGCTGGCGCTGGCCGATGCCGTCGGGGCGCTGACCTGCGTCAACATTGGCGGTTCGTTTAATCCCAAGCAGTGGGACGGCCCGGATGCCCGCAATCTATCAAAAGAATATTTCGATGCGACGGTCGAAAATTGCCGGAAGGTGATCGACACCGTAAAGCCCAAAAAGGCCAAATTTGCGCTGGAAATGATGGGGTGGAGCCTGCCTGACGGTTCGGATTCGTACCTGAAATTCATCAAAGCCATCGACCGCCCCGCGTTTGCGGCCCACATCGACATTGCCAACATCATCAACACACCCGGACGGTATTACCAGAACACGGAACTCATCAATGAAACATTCCGGAAACTGGGCCGCTGGATTGTGTCGGTTCACGCCAAGGACGTGCACGGAAAAGACGTTCACTTTGCCGAAACCATGCCGGGGCGCGGAGCACTCGATTACGTGACCTACATCCGGCAGGTGACGGCTTTACCGCAGGAAACCCCTTTCCTGCTCGAACATCTGCGTACCCCCGAAGAATACGACGAGGCCCGAAAATTTGTCATCAGCAAAGCCGCCGAAGCCGGAGTTCCACTGGCCTGA
- a CDS encoding DUF1028 domain-containing protein, which translates to MKSIATLLILLGLPSCSFATWSIILVDEKTGEIGIAGASCSYNCYGIGRILPGQGAVIVQAMSNHDARQAGVKRLKAGQSPAQIVAALRDPRFRPEEQQYAVVSVRFLDAPATYTGTATHAHQGALTARGVSVQGNTLTSDDELQTIMDAVLKGRRNALPIDEILMLALEAGSNAGGDRRCGAQRATSAFITVTKADDTSQKPFLDLSIFGQKSGGMNAVSMLRSKYTKWKSRASE; encoded by the coding sequence ATGAAAAGTATTGCTACGCTACTGATCCTGCTTGGTCTCCCCTCGTGCTCTTTCGCCACGTGGTCAATCATTCTGGTTGACGAAAAAACCGGTGAAATCGGCATAGCCGGAGCGTCCTGCTCGTACAATTGCTACGGTATTGGCCGTATTCTGCCGGGTCAGGGGGCGGTTATCGTCCAGGCAATGAGTAACCACGACGCCCGGCAGGCGGGTGTAAAACGGCTCAAAGCCGGTCAATCACCTGCGCAAATCGTTGCCGCCCTGCGCGATCCCCGGTTTAGGCCCGAAGAACAGCAATACGCCGTTGTTAGCGTCCGGTTTCTCGATGCGCCCGCGACTTACACCGGAACGGCCACCCATGCCCACCAAGGCGCGTTGACGGCCCGGGGCGTTTCGGTACAGGGCAACACCCTCACATCGGACGATGAACTTCAAACGATTATGGATGCCGTTCTAAAAGGCCGGAGGAACGCCCTGCCCATCGACGAAATCCTGATGCTGGCGCTGGAAGCCGGCTCCAATGCCGGGGGTGATCGACGCTGCGGGGCGCAACGTGCAACCAGTGCCTTCATTACCGTTACCAAAGCCGATGATACGTCACAGAAGCCTTTCCTCGACTTGTCTATTTTCGGTCAAAAGTCGGGCGGCATGAACGCCGTCAGCATGCTGCGGAGCAAATACACGAAATGGAAAAGCCGGGCATCAGAATAA
- a CDS encoding S1/P1 nuclease: MMKALHTKRLWPWLLLSLWPLSVCGWNKPTHMAIGAIAYRDLQVKSPRKLARLVALLRQHPDTKTRWAATLRDSTLSEDDKNRYLFMLAARWPDDIKEPNNPYDHPTWHYINYVYNPAMGMARTDTTLATGENILQAFEQNRQLLKSDAPDSMKAVALCWLLHLAGDVHMPLHTAALISPQFPAGDQGGNLFKIKVSMSNPTRNLHALWDGMLLSTDRFDAADQLARQLEQAYPRRKAPRRRKPDIDAWSVESFELARRLSYREGSLLAGTGDNGVVLPADYLPTMRPVAEQRVALAGHRLANGLWFDLKKKGWFGLRG; encoded by the coding sequence ATGATGAAGGCATTACACACAAAGAGGCTCTGGCCGTGGCTTTTACTCAGTCTGTGGCCGTTATCGGTCTGCGGCTGGAATAAACCCACCCACATGGCCATTGGAGCCATCGCGTACCGGGATTTACAGGTAAAATCGCCCCGAAAACTAGCCCGTCTGGTTGCCTTGTTGCGACAGCACCCGGACACCAAAACCCGCTGGGCGGCCACGCTTCGGGATTCGACCTTATCGGAAGACGACAAAAATCGGTACCTTTTTATGCTGGCCGCCCGTTGGCCGGATGACATCAAAGAGCCAAACAATCCTTACGACCACCCGACCTGGCATTACATCAACTACGTCTACAACCCGGCGATGGGAATGGCCCGGACCGATACCACCCTGGCCACGGGCGAAAACATTCTGCAGGCGTTTGAGCAAAACCGGCAGCTTCTGAAAAGCGACGCACCAGACAGCATGAAAGCCGTTGCCCTGTGCTGGCTGCTCCACCTGGCCGGGGATGTGCACATGCCCCTGCATACGGCAGCCCTGATTAGTCCGCAATTTCCGGCGGGAGATCAGGGTGGCAACCTGTTCAAGATCAAAGTCAGCATGAGCAACCCAACGCGCAATCTGCACGCGCTCTGGGACGGGATGCTGCTCAGCACGGATCGCTTTGACGCGGCCGATCAATTGGCTCGCCAACTGGAACAGGCGTACCCACGCCGGAAAGCACCCCGCCGACGGAAACCGGACATTGATGCCTGGTCCGTGGAAAGTTTTGAACTGGCCCGGCGGTTGTCATACCGCGAGGGATCGCTTCTGGCCGGTACGGGCGACAACGGAGTGGTGTTGCCCGCCGATTACTTGCCAACAATGCGGCCCGTTGCCGAACAGCGGGTTGCGCTGGCGGGCCACCGGCTGGCGAACGGACTATGGTTTGATCTGAAAAAGAAAGGATGGTTTGGTTTGCGGGGGTAA